The sequence ATAGACCAGGCTTTGCATTATTATTTTAAGCACAAAGGCCAGTTTGATTATGTAAGCAACCTGCACCCCGCCACCTGGCCCGATGGTAACGATGTGGAAATTATGACCATGGACTGCCTTACCAGTGCCTGGGAAAATGCCACCCGCCCGATGGAACTGGAGCATACCACACCATACATATGGGAGAACCCGCAATTATACCGTACTGGCAACATCACCTGGGAAACCGGTTTGGATTATTCCATGTCGCACCGCTTTACCATCGATTATCAAGCCGACTACGATTTCATCAACGCGGTATTCAGCGAATTATACCCGGTTAACGATGGTTTTACCTGCCAGGATATCATCGACCTGTTGCAGCGTAAGCCCGAAATATACGAACTGAACCGCCAGTACGCCGGTGTAAACTGGTACAGGCACCATTTAGATGAATTGAAAACCGTTTCGCCGGAGCAAACCCGGTCGTTACAACAAGCAGATCCTGAACTCACCATAACATCTTTATAAATTGAATAATAACTATCAAAAACACCAGTTGGAAGCCATTGCCCTAAATGTAAGGGAGCATATCATCCGTATGTCTACCGATGGCGGCTGCTTCATTGGTGCGTCCTTGTCGGCGGTCGATCTGATCGTTTATCTGTATACTGAATTTTTAAATATCAATGCGGATAATTTAGAAAGTCCCGATCGCGATTACCTCTTTCTTTCCAAAGGGCATGATGTGCCCGCGCTTTATGGCACACTGGCCGAGCTGGGCCTGCTGGAAAAAAAGCGCCTGCAAAACCACTTGTCCATTCACGATCATATTTACTGGCACCCTAATACCAAAATTCCGGGTATCGAGTTTCACTCGGGTTCCTTAGGTCACCTGCCATCGGTAGCTATTGGCGTGGCGATGGATATAAAAATGCGCGGTGGCGAAAACAAGGTTGTTTGCATTTTGGGCGATGGCGAATTAAACGAAGGCACCTGCTGGGAAGCCATGCTGGTAGCCAATGCTTATCAGTTAGATAACCTGATCTTTGTGGTAGACCGCAACCAGTTCCAGGCTAACATCCGCACCGAGGAATTGATACCATTAGAGCCGCTTACTGATAAATTTGAGGCTTTTGGCGCCGCCGTAAAGCGGATAAACGGCCATAGCTTTGATGCCTTGCACGAAGCTTTCGGCGCCTATCCCTTCCATCCCGGCAAATTTAACGTGGTGATTGCCGATACCATGCGCGGCAAAGGCCTGCCCAGCATACAGGAACGTGCCGACCGATGGTTCTGTAATTTCTCGGCCAACGAGATAGACCAGCTACTGCTTGAACTGCACGGCAACCACACTACCCAACTAACTTCTGAAACTTTAATAGTAAGATAATATATGACTTACGAAGAACTACTAACCCAAACCGCGCTGGCCGATGATAACCTGGTGGTAATGACGGCAGAGAACCGCGCACTGGTGCGCAACCTGCCCGGTATTTTGGGAAAACGTTTTATTGATACCGGTATTACCGAACAAACCATGATAGGCGCTGCAGCCGGTTTAGCATTGCGCGGACGGGTACCGGTGGTACATGCACTTGCCGCGTTTTTAACCATGCGCGCCTTCGAGTTTGTGCGTACCGATGTAGGTATCGCCAATCTGCCGGTAAAACTGAGTGGTTTTATCCCCGGCTTCCTGTCGGATGCTAACGGGCCTACGCACCAGGCTATCGAGGATATATCGATTATGCGTGGTATTCCCAACCTTACCGTATTTGCTCCAGCTGATGAAGACGACCTGCTGAAAATGCTGCCTGCGATCTGGGATGCTCCGCAACCGGCGTACACCCGCATTAACACCCGTAAAACCACGCATGAGCATGCACCATTTGAATGGGGCAAAGCCGAGGTGATCAGCATAGGTAGCGATGTAACCATACTGACCTATGGCCTGATGTTCGAACAGGCTTTGGTTACTGTAGAAATGCTGAAAAACGAGGGCCTTTCGGTTGGCTTGATCAATATGCGCAGCCTGAAACCGGTTGATGAGCAAGTCATCCTGCAAGCTGTCGCGTTAAGCAATATGGTAGTTACGCTGGAAGATCATTTCGTTACCGGCGGCCTTTATACTATCGTGGCCGAGGTGCTACTGAAGCACCGCGCCACGGCCAATGTATTGCCTGTTGCCCTTGAAGAAAAATGGTTCCGCCCGGCTTTGCTGAACGAAGTACTGAACTACGAAGGTTTTACCGGCAAGCAAATAGCCGAAAAGATATTAGGCTACCAAACCCTTGGCAATCAGCCCGAAATAAAGATCAATGAATTTGCTGAATAAAAAATTATGGCTAATCAAATAAAATTAGATAACGATTTCCCGGTAATTACCGAATCGGACAAATTATATGAGCGCGCGCTGAAAGTGCAGCACCCCATTACCCAAACCCTGGCCAAAGGCCCGGGGCAGTTTACCAAAGGCGTAGCACCAAAATACATCGTTAAAGGTGCCGGTTCGCACGTTTGGGATGTGGATGGCAACGAATACATCGACTTTAACTCGGCCATTGGCCCAATTTCTTTAGGCTACGCCTACCCGGTTGTTGATGATGCCATCAGGCAGCAACTGAATGATGGTATCACCTTCTCGCTGATGCACCCGCTGGAGGTGGAATTGTCGGAATTGATCACACAAGTGATCCCCAATGCCGAAACCGTAAAGATCTCAAAAACCGGCGCCGATGTTTGTTCGGCAGCCATCCGTGTGGCCCGCGCCTTTACCGGTCGCGATAAGGTGTTCTGCTGCGGCTACCACGGCTGGCACGATTGGTATATCGGCATAACCAGTCGCAATGCAGGTATCCCCGAAGCTACGCAGGAACTGACCTATACTTTCCAGTACAACGATATCGAATCGATTAAAGCGGCTTTAGATGAAACCGTAGCGGCTTTAATCTTAGAGCCATTCATTTTTGAAGCACCGGCCCCTGGCTTTTTGCAGGAATTGGCACAGGCTTGTAAGGATAACGGTACCCTGCTCATTTTTGATGAGATGTGGACCGGCTTCCGCATCGCTTTAGGTGGCGCGCAGGAATACTTTAATGTAAAAGCCGATCTGGCCGTATTCTCTAAAGCATGTGCCAACGGTATGCCGATAGCATTGCTTACCGGCAGGGACGATGTAATGTCGCTGTTTGACAGCGAAGTTTTTAGCTATACCACTTTCGGTGGCGAGGCGCTTTCGCTGGCGGCTTGTGTAGCTACCATCAACGAATTAAGAGATAGAAATGTTCCCGCCTATCTTGATGAAAAAGGCGCGCTGCTGAAAGATGGTTATAACGCCCTGGCTATTGAATTGGGCATGGATCAATACACCCGCTGCATTGGCTTTAACTGCCGCAGCATGGTTACGTTTACCCCGGCTGCCGGTAACGGTTTGGAACTGAAAACCCTGATGCAGCAGGAAATGATTAAACGCGGCATCCTGTGGGCAGGTTTCCATAACATGTGCTATAGCCATACCGACCAGGATATTGAATATACCTTATCGGCTTACCGCGATGTGCTGCCACTAATAAAAGAAGCTATTGAAAGTGGCGATATTAAAAGCTACCTGAAAGGCGAAGTGCTGGAGGCTGTTTTCCGCAAAGTGGATAATTATAATATTAAACCAAAACCGGCCGCGCTTTAAGCTATGGAGATCTTTTCGTTAAAAGGGAAAATAGCAGTAGTAACCGGGGCAACCGGTTTGCTGGGCCGCAAGCATTGCGAGGCGCTGGCTATGTCAGGCGCTAACGTAATTGCTACGGATGTAAACGAACCGGCAGTTAAACAACTGGCTGCCAACCTGGGCCAACAGCACAAGGGTATGGTGATGGATGTAACAAGTAAGCAGTCGGTAACGGGTGTGCTGGAAGCCATCATGAACGAATTTGGCACTGTTGATATCCTGGTGAACAACGCGGCCATAAACGATATGTTCGAAAAGCCATCCATGGCAGCTGAGTTATCGGCATTTGAGAATTATCCTTTAGATGCCTTACAGAAATCGATGGATGTGAATATTACCGGCGTGTTCCTCTGCTCGCAGGTATTTGGTACCCGAATGGCCCGGCAGGGGAGGGGCAGTATCATCAACATCGCCTCTACCTATGGAATGGTAGGTCCCGATCAATCTATTTATAAAAATGAAGCGGGCG comes from Mucilaginibacter mali and encodes:
- a CDS encoding transketolase — encoded protein: MNNNYQKHQLEAIALNVREHIIRMSTDGGCFIGASLSAVDLIVYLYTEFLNINADNLESPDRDYLFLSKGHDVPALYGTLAELGLLEKKRLQNHLSIHDHIYWHPNTKIPGIEFHSGSLGHLPSVAIGVAMDIKMRGGENKVVCILGDGELNEGTCWEAMLVANAYQLDNLIFVVDRNQFQANIRTEELIPLEPLTDKFEAFGAAVKRINGHSFDALHEAFGAYPFHPGKFNVVIADTMRGKGLPSIQERADRWFCNFSANEIDQLLLELHGNHTTQLTSETLIVR
- a CDS encoding transketolase family protein; protein product: MTYEELLTQTALADDNLVVMTAENRALVRNLPGILGKRFIDTGITEQTMIGAAAGLALRGRVPVVHALAAFLTMRAFEFVRTDVGIANLPVKLSGFIPGFLSDANGPTHQAIEDISIMRGIPNLTVFAPADEDDLLKMLPAIWDAPQPAYTRINTRKTTHEHAPFEWGKAEVISIGSDVTILTYGLMFEQALVTVEMLKNEGLSVGLINMRSLKPVDEQVILQAVALSNMVVTLEDHFVTGGLYTIVAEVLLKHRATANVLPVALEEKWFRPALLNEVLNYEGFTGKQIAEKILGYQTLGNQPEIKINEFAE
- a CDS encoding cytidylyltransferase domain-containing protein — its product is MPQKIVIVVQARMASSRLPGKVLMSILGKSLLARMIRRLQMVQHRVSIVIATSTQPEDNAIEQEALKLNVPCYRGSIDNLLDRHYQVGKLYEADMVLKIPSDCPLIDPAVIDQALHYYFKHKGQFDYVSNLHPATWPDGNDVEIMTMDCLTSAWENATRPMELEHTTPYIWENPQLYRTGNITWETGLDYSMSHRFTIDYQADYDFINAVFSELYPVNDGFTCQDIIDLLQRKPEIYELNRQYAGVNWYRHHLDELKTVSPEQTRSLQQADPELTITSL
- a CDS encoding aminotransferase class III-fold pyridoxal phosphate-dependent enzyme yields the protein MANQIKLDNDFPVITESDKLYERALKVQHPITQTLAKGPGQFTKGVAPKYIVKGAGSHVWDVDGNEYIDFNSAIGPISLGYAYPVVDDAIRQQLNDGITFSLMHPLEVELSELITQVIPNAETVKISKTGADVCSAAIRVARAFTGRDKVFCCGYHGWHDWYIGITSRNAGIPEATQELTYTFQYNDIESIKAALDETVAALILEPFIFEAPAPGFLQELAQACKDNGTLLIFDEMWTGFRIALGGAQEYFNVKADLAVFSKACANGMPIALLTGRDDVMSLFDSEVFSYTTFGGEALSLAACVATINELRDRNVPAYLDEKGALLKDGYNALAIELGMDQYTRCIGFNCRSMVTFTPAAGNGLELKTLMQQEMIKRGILWAGFHNMCYSHTDQDIEYTLSAYRDVLPLIKEAIESGDIKSYLKGEVLEAVFRKVDNYNIKPKPAAL
- a CDS encoding SDR family oxidoreductase, which translates into the protein MEIFSLKGKIAVVTGATGLLGRKHCEALAMSGANVIATDVNEPAVKQLAANLGQQHKGMVMDVTSKQSVTGVLEAIMNEFGTVDILVNNAAINDMFEKPSMAAELSAFENYPLDALQKSMDVNITGVFLCSQVFGTRMARQGRGSIINIASTYGMVGPDQSIYKNEAGEQVFYKSAAYPITKGAVLNFTRFLASYWGNKGVRVNTLSPGGVENEQSTQFIGQYSAKTLLGRMANPSDYQGALIFLASDASAYMTGANLVVDGGWTAI